In the genome of Populus alba chromosome 11, ASM523922v2, whole genome shotgun sequence, one region contains:
- the LOC118038299 gene encoding uncharacterized protein, with translation MTIEEAAAGPAGPKVLRLLYFVGAGFICTVGINKWREIERKSILEQQQQEKKMKSDFLPRSSTNSVQKAIK, from the exons ATGACAATAGAAGAGGCAGCGGCAGGCCCTGCAGGCCCTAAGGTTCTCCGTCTGCTCTACTTTGTCGGCGCTGGAT TTATTTGCACAGTTGGAATCAACAAGTGGAGAGAAATCGAGCGAAAGTCAATCCTCGAACAACAGCAgcaagagaagaagatgaagagcgaTTTTCTGCCTCGAAGCTCCACAAATTCCGTGCAGAAGGCCATCAAATGA
- the LOC118038297 gene encoding uncharacterized protein: MERKLKIAIIHPDLGIGGAERLIVDAAVELVSHGHDVHIFTAHHDKNRCFEETVSGTFPVTVYGSFLPRHVFYRFHALCAYLRCIFVALCVLFLWPSFDVILADQVSVVIPLMKLKKSMKVVFYCHFPDLLLAHHTTVLRRLYRKPIDFVEEITTGMADMILVNSKFTASTFANTFKRLHAQGIRPAVLYPAVNVDQFDEPHSYKLNFLSINRFERKKNIELAVSAFAKLHNLEEHALQSQKLNEATLTIAGGYDSRLRENVEYLDELKHLAEREGVSSRISFVTSCSTAERNKLLSQCLCVIYTPKDEHFGIVPLEAMAAHKPVIACNSGGPVETVKDAETGFLCDPTPEDFSLAMAKLIQDPQMASRMGGEARKHVAELFSTKTFGQHLNQYLMSITGSKED, encoded by the exons ATGGAGAGAAAATTAAAGATTGCCATCATTCATCCAGATCTTGGTATAG GTGGAGCCGAAAGATTAATAGTCGATGCTGCCGTTGAACTTGTCTCCCATGGCCACGATGTTCATATTTTCACTGCTCATCATGATAAAAACCGATGCTTTGAAGAAACTGTTTCCG GTACCTTCCCTGTTACTGTCTATGGTTCCTTCCTGCCTCGGCATGTATTCTACCGTTTTCATGCCTTGTGCGCGTATTTGCGGTGCATTTTCGTTGCCCTTTGCGTGTTATTCCTGTGGCCATCTTTTGATGTTATACTGGCAGATCAGGTTTCTGTTGTCATCCCACTtatgaaacttaaaaaatcaatgaag GtggttttttattgtcattttccAGATTTGTTACTTGCTCATCATACAACTGTTCTCCGAAGGTTGTACAGGAAACCCATTGACTTTGTAGAAGAAATTACAACGG GCATGGCTGATATGATACTTGTTAACAGCAAATTCACTGCATCTACCTTTGCAAATACATTCAAGCGTCTTCATGCACAGGGAATCCGACCTGCTGTTCTTTATCCTGCTGTTAATGTGGACCAATTCGATGAACCTCATTCTTATAA GTTGAATTTTCTCTCGATAAATCGctttgaaaggaaaaagaacATAGAATTGGCAGTTTCTGCCTTTGCCAAACTTCACAACCTTGAGGAACATGCCCTTCAAAGTCAAAAACTAAATGAAGCTACTTTGACCATTGCAG GTGGATATGATAGTCGACTGCGAGAGAATGTTGAATACCTGGATGAACTTAAACACCTGGCTGAAAGGGAAGGAGTCTCATCTCGGATTAGCTTCGTTACGTCCTGCTCAACAGCTGAGAGAAATAAACTTCTTTCACAGTGCCTGTGTGTCATTTATACTCCAAAG GATGAACACTTTGGCATCGTCCCATTGGAGGCAATGGCAGCCCATAAGCCTGTAATTGCATGCAATAGTGGGGGCCCTGTGGAGACTGTTAAGGATGCAGAAACAGGATTTCTTTGTGACCCTACCCCTGAAGATTTCTCTTTGGCGATGGCTAAACTCATTCAGGATCCTCAGATGGCAAGCAGAATGGGTGGAGAGGCCAGGAAGCATGTTGCTGAGTTATTCTCAACAAAAACTTTTGGCCAGCATTTGAATCAATATCTCATGAGCATTACTGGCAGTAAAGAAGATTGA